In Palaeococcus ferrophilus DSM 13482, the genomic window CCGCGGTGGCGGCCCTTCTTCTTGGCCTCGAGTTTGACCTTAGTCCTGTACCTGTTCTGCCCCTTCATGGGCTTCTTCTTGATGACGCCCTCGTCTATGAGCCTTCTGATGTCCTCCCTTGTGATGGCCGCGGAGATATCCTCAAGTCTCTCCGGGTCAAACCAGACCCTGTTCTCGCCACACTTAAGGAGTTCAGCAGCGATTCTCCTCTGAGTCTTGAGCATGAGCTTCACCTCGCGTTAAGCACCTTAATACCCAATTCCTTAGCCCTCTCGACTATGAGCTCCCTCTTCTTCTTGCCGACGGTTGCCGCTATCCTCGCTGCCTGCCTGCTCGGGTCGAGAGCTTCGAGTTCTTTGACGTTGTGGACAAGGACGTCCTCGTAGCCGCTCGGGTGGAGACCGCGAACGAGCCTTGGTGAGCGCCAGCCTACGCTGACAAGGGCGGGCTTGCCCTTCCACTTCATCCTCATCTTGCTGTCAATTCCCTTGGGCCTGCGCCACTTGGGGTTGTTCTTGAAGCGTGGGTACCTCCACCACTCCTGCCTGCGGAATTCGGGCTTCTTCCTCTTGATCTTGGCCCTCAACCTTAAGAGTCTCGCTTTCTCCATCTCTCTCACCTCAGAACTTTATCGGCTTCCCGGCCTTCTCCACGATGTAGATACCATCCTGGAAGACCCTTCTATCCCTGCCCCTAACCTTCGTGGCCTGCTCGATGTTGGCAGCGGTCTGGCCGGCCTTCTCCCTGTCTATGCTTTCCACTATAAGCTCGCTTCCCATGACCTTGACGGTGACTCCCGGGAGTATCTTGGCCCTCCTGGGGGCGCGCTCACCGAGGAAGTTCTCGATGAGAACCTCGTCGCCCTGAACCTTGACGGTCATCGGGAAGTGGCTGTAGACTACCTTGAGCTTGTAGGTGAAGCCCTCGGTGACGCCCTTTATCATGTTGGCTATGTGGGCCTTGAAGGTCCTGGCTATGGCTATGTCCCTCCTCCTCGGGAACTCCTTGTAGACTATTACCTTGCCGTCCTCGGTGAAGATTTTAACGCCCGGGTACTTGAGCTCCCTCTCGAGCTCGCCCTTGGGGCCCTTGACCTTCACGACGTTACCGCTAACCTCAACGCTCACTCCCTCTGGAATCGCAACCTCTTCCTTTACCCACGCATCAACTGGCATCGCTCTCACCTCAGTAGACGTAAGCTATCAGCCTTCCACCGATGCCCTTCTCCCTGGCCTCCTTGTGGGTCATGAGACCCTGGGAGGTCGAGACGATGAGGAGGCCGAAGTCGAAGGCCGGGAGGAAGCGCTTCTCCCACTTCTCGTAGTCCCTCGCCTTAACGGGGAAGCGTGGCTTTATGGCACCGGTCCTGTTGATCTTTCCTATGAGCTGCACCCTGTAGATGCCGGCCCTTCCATCGTCAATGAACTCGAACTCGCCCACGTAGCCGTTCTCCTGCATGACGCGGAGAACCTCTCCTATGAGCTTGGAGGCCGGCTTTATGTAGACCTCCTTCTTTCCAACCCTCTCACTGTTCGTCATGTGTGATAATGCATTCGCCAACGGGTCAAGTAAAGTCATCTCCCACCACCTCACTCGTACTTCTTAAAGCCCAGCCTGGGGGCCATCTCTCTAAAGCAGTGCCTGCAGAGCATCAGTCCGTGTATCCTGATGACCGGGCCAAACTGGCCGCACCTAACACATCTCCTCGCGCCCTTACCAAACTTTCTCGGCTTTCTCTTGTTGTAATCGGCCTTCGCCATCCATCATCCCTCCACGATAACACCAAACTCCTCCTGCATGAACACGATACCCTCTTCCTTGGTGAGCTTGTGCTTGGTCGGGATGTGGTGCCTCCTCTTCCTCCTCTTGGCAACCCTGAATCCGGGCCTCTCGAGGGTAACGCAGACGTCCATACCGAAGATACCTATCTCCGGGTCGTACTCGACGCCGGGTATGTTGATGTGCTCGGCAATGCCGAAGCAGAGGTTTCCGTGCTCGTCGAAGTTGCTCGCCTTGACCTTGTTGTCAACTGCAGCGAGGAGCCTCTTCAGCATCTCGTAGGCCTTCTCGCCGCGGAGGGTGACCTTAACCGCTATCGGCTCTCCGCGCCTGATTCCAAAGTCCCTGTTGGTCTGCTTGGCCCTCCTCCTTATGGGCTTCTGGCCGACGAGGTTTTCGAGCATCGTCTCGGCCTTAGTTAAGCGCTCACCGCTCTCGCCAACGCCTATGTTAATCGTGACCTTCGCAATCCTGGGCTTTCTCATCGGGTGAGCTTCCCAGTCCTTCAATATGGCTTCCTTCATCTCGCTTCACCTCATGGCAGTGAAATCTTGGGGGAGTCCTTTCCAATAACGATGGCGTACTCCTTGAGGGTGTCGAAGAGCTCTCCCTCTTCGTCCTCGATGGTTATAACGTCCGGCCATCCAGCCGGGAAGTGCCTGACCTCAACTATCTTACCCTTCCTCGCGACGTTCTTACCCTGGGTAACGAAGACGTAGGCGCCGACCTCGAAGGGCAGTATCTCGACTATCTCGCGCTCCGGCATCTGCATTAGGAGCGTGTCGTAGGTGTGGTACTTGTCCTTGGTCTCGTCGGTAAGGGAGCTGAGCCTCACGAGGTGGTTGCTTCCGTCGTGGAGGTTGAGCTGTATGTGTCCGCCCTTGACCATGCGCTTGTTGTTTATCCTGAGGGGCTTGATCTTGGCCTCCTCCTCGCTTATCGGGTGGAGTATGAGCTTGCCTATCCTGTTGGGAAGAACGCGGTAGTGCTCTCCCGTGGCGGGGATGGAAACGACGTCCATGATACCCACGGGGAAGCGGTAGTCCTTCCTGACCTTGCCATCGACGAGGACCTTGCCCTCGTTGAGTATCTTCCTTGCCTCCCTTCCGGTCTTGGCGTAGCCGAGGTAGTCCCTGACTATGTAGAGGAGCGGTATTGAGGTTCTCATTGAGTGCGGGCCGGGGCTAGGCCTGACGGCCCACTTGTAGGTCTTTCTCTCGATGTACCAGGAAGTTGGAGCGGCAAGCCTCTTAAGGTGTCTCCTAGCTCCTTTCTTCGCCATATTCACGCCCTCCTCTCAATTATCTTCTTCCTTCTCTCATCGTCGAGGTTGAGCTCAACTATCATGACGTTGGACGGGTGAAGCGGGTAGAACACCTCTGTCCCGTTGACCTTCTTCTGGGTGACTCCCTCCACGTTTATGCGGTAGCGCTTGAGGTCAACCTCAACGACCTTACC contains:
- a CDS encoding 30S ribosomal protein S4e, yielding MAKKGARRHLKRLAAPTSWYIERKTYKWAVRPSPGPHSMRTSIPLLYIVRDYLGYAKTGREARKILNEGKVLVDGKVRKDYRFPVGIMDVVSIPATGEHYRVLPNRIGKLILHPISEEEAKIKPLRINNKRMVKGGHIQLNLHDGSNHLVRLSSLTDETKDKYHTYDTLLMQMPEREIVEILPFEVGAYVFVTQGKNVARKGKIVEVRHFPAGWPDVITIEDEEGELFDTLKEYAIVIGKDSPKISLP
- a CDS encoding 50S ribosomal protein L6 produces the protein MPVDAWVKEEVAIPEGVSVEVSGNVVKVKGPKGELERELKYPGVKIFTEDGKVIVYKEFPRRRDIAIARTFKAHIANMIKGVTEGFTYKLKVVYSHFPMTVKVQGDEVLIENFLGERAPRRAKILPGVTVKVMGSELIVESIDREKAGQTAANIEQATKVRGRDRRVFQDGIYIVEKAGKPIKF
- a CDS encoding 30S ribosomal protein S8; protein product: MTLLDPLANALSHMTNSERVGKKEVYIKPASKLIGEVLRVMQENGYVGEFEFIDDGRAGIYRVQLIGKINRTGAIKPRFPVKARDYEKWEKRFLPAFDFGLLIVSTSQGLMTHKEAREKGIGGRLIAYVY
- a CDS encoding 50S ribosomal protein L19e, which translates into the protein MLKTQRRIAAELLKCGENRVWFDPERLEDISAAITREDIRRLIDEGVIKKKPMKGQNRYRTKVKLEAKKKGRHRGPGSRKGKKTARMGKKERWIMTIRALRKELRKLKAEGKLDAHTYRNLYIRAKGGQFKSKHQLYLFMEERGILKR
- a CDS encoding 50S ribosomal protein L5, yielding MKEAILKDWEAHPMRKPRIAKVTINIGVGESGERLTKAETMLENLVGQKPIRRRAKQTNRDFGIRRGEPIAVKVTLRGEKAYEMLKRLLAAVDNKVKASNFDEHGNLCFGIAEHINIPGVEYDPEIGIFGMDVCVTLERPGFRVAKRRKRRHHIPTKHKLTKEEGIVFMQEEFGVIVEG
- a CDS encoding 50S ribosomal protein L32e, whose amino-acid sequence is MEKARLLRLRAKIKRKKPEFRRQEWWRYPRFKNNPKWRRPKGIDSKMRMKWKGKPALVSVGWRSPRLVRGLHPSGYEDVLVHNVKELEALDPSRQAARIAATVGKKKRELIVERAKELGIKVLNAR
- a CDS encoding 30S ribosomal protein S14, which encodes MAKADYNKRKPRKFGKGARRCVRCGQFGPVIRIHGLMLCRHCFREMAPRLGFKKYE